A genomic region of Mycolicibacterium poriferae contains the following coding sequences:
- a CDS encoding M56 family metallopeptidase, with protein MSALAFTIVALLLSGPVPALLARARWPMRAPRAAIVLWQSVALAAVLSAFSAGLAIASRLFRPGSDGRPTATLTGAVDTLGWPLWILHVAVLTLTLLIGARLTASVLNVAIATRRRRAHHRMVVDLVSSPGQAVPQLRTRCSAPVPGHGLRILDVDQPLAYCLPGVRSRVVLSEGALNTLSDQEIAAILSHERAHLRARHDLVLEMFTAVHAAFPRLVRSGNALTAVRLLIELLADDAAVRNTGPTPLARALVACASARAPRGALAAGGPTTVVRVQRLAGAPNSRIVAAGAYTAAVANLVIPTVAVAVPWLTELHRLFIA; from the coding sequence GTGTCCGCGCTGGCCTTCACCATCGTCGCCCTGCTGCTGTCGGGGCCGGTGCCTGCGCTGCTGGCGCGAGCGCGATGGCCGATGCGGGCTCCGCGCGCAGCGATCGTGCTGTGGCAGTCGGTGGCGCTGGCCGCGGTGCTCTCGGCGTTCTCGGCGGGGCTCGCCATCGCCAGCCGGCTCTTCCGGCCGGGTTCTGACGGGCGACCCACAGCGACGCTGACCGGTGCCGTCGACACCCTGGGGTGGCCCCTCTGGATCCTGCACGTCGCGGTACTGACCCTCACGCTGCTCATCGGTGCCCGATTGACTGCGTCGGTGCTCAACGTCGCCATCGCGACCCGACGCCGACGTGCGCACCACCGCATGGTCGTCGACCTCGTGTCCTCCCCGGGGCAGGCCGTGCCCCAGCTGCGCACCCGCTGTAGCGCTCCGGTGCCCGGTCACGGCCTGCGCATCCTGGATGTCGACCAGCCCCTGGCCTACTGCCTGCCCGGGGTTCGCAGCCGCGTGGTGCTCAGCGAAGGTGCGTTGAACACGCTGTCCGATCAGGAGATCGCGGCGATCCTCTCGCACGAGCGGGCTCACCTCCGCGCCCGCCACGACCTGGTCCTGGAGATGTTCACGGCCGTCCACGCGGCGTTCCCGCGGCTCGTGCGCAGCGGCAATGCACTCACCGCGGTCCGGCTGCTGATCGAGTTGCTCGCCGACGACGCAGCCGTCCGTAACACCGGCCCCACCCCGCTCGCGCGGGCGTTGGTGGCCTGCGCATCGGCGCGTGCGCCCCGCGGCGCGCTGGCCGCGGGCGGCCCGACCACCGTCGTTCGGGTGCAGAGGCTGGCCGGTGCACCGAACAGCCGCATCGTCGCAGCCGGCGCCTACACCGCCGCAGTGGCCAACCTCGTCATCCCCACTGTCGCCGTGGCGGTGCCGTGGCTGACTGAACTCCACCGACTGTTCATCGCGTAG
- a CDS encoding BlaI/MecI/CopY family transcriptional regulator, which produces MAKLTRLGDLERSVMDHLWSAPEPQTVRQVHEALAADRDLAYTTIMTVLQRLAKKNLVVQHRDDRAHRYAPTHGRDELVAGLMVDALDQAADSGSREAALVHFVERVGVDEVDALRRALADLEEKNRDDPPAGGPGIA; this is translated from the coding sequence ATGGCCAAGCTGACACGGCTCGGGGACCTGGAACGGTCCGTGATGGACCACTTGTGGTCGGCGCCTGAGCCTCAGACGGTGCGTCAGGTACACGAGGCCCTCGCTGCCGACCGCGACCTCGCGTACACCACGATCATGACCGTGCTGCAACGCCTGGCGAAGAAGAACCTGGTGGTGCAGCACCGCGACGACCGAGCGCACCGGTACGCGCCCACCCACGGCCGCGACGAACTCGTCGCCGGGCTGATGGTCGACGCGCTGGATCAGGCCGCAGATTCGGGCAGCCGCGAGGCGGCTCTCGTCCACTTCGTGGAGCGCGTGGGCGTCGACGAGGTCGACGCGCTGCGCCGCGCACTGGCCGACCTGGAAGAAAAGAACCGTGATGATCCGCCCGCTGGCGGTCCGGGCATCGCCTGA
- a CDS encoding iron reductase — protein sequence MTVLVDDPLIASMAIRRALPIHESSRRLRGLYPECPRVYGVAVMGDLSRRRWWPLTEALTAGRLQVMFDAGVAETDSRYAVAQQLAATFAHVVVGRVVPLLVLEGRAWDTGLENLWVHVDSEGAIDWVGVVDPTLRALPDDPHFTARPCPGAGRPSQHGIVALPNEAALTTWIAHRSHRALAPLFAQLADVSGGAMTVSAMWHIVGGAVVGAATQIPLLSGASEITSMRRSQAVLDALVSFGVPVRGTSRPAMGKVLLN from the coding sequence GTGACTGTCCTCGTCGACGATCCGCTCATCGCGAGCATGGCGATCAGGCGCGCCTTGCCCATCCACGAGTCGAGCCGCCGGCTGCGCGGGCTCTATCCGGAGTGCCCCCGCGTCTACGGCGTGGCGGTCATGGGGGACCTGTCCCGTCGACGGTGGTGGCCACTCACCGAAGCCCTCACCGCCGGGCGCCTGCAGGTCATGTTCGACGCCGGTGTCGCCGAAACCGACAGCCGATACGCGGTGGCGCAGCAATTGGCAGCCACGTTCGCCCACGTGGTGGTCGGCCGGGTCGTCCCGCTGCTGGTGCTCGAGGGACGGGCGTGGGACACAGGCCTCGAGAACCTGTGGGTCCATGTCGATTCCGAAGGCGCCATCGACTGGGTCGGGGTGGTCGATCCGACCCTGCGGGCGCTGCCCGATGACCCGCATTTCACCGCCCGCCCATGCCCCGGGGCGGGTCGACCTTCCCAGCACGGCATCGTCGCGCTGCCCAACGAGGCCGCGCTGACGACCTGGATCGCCCATCGCAGCCACCGTGCGCTCGCGCCGCTTTTCGCCCAACTCGCCGACGTCAGCGGGGGAGCGATGACGGTGTCGGCGATGTGGCACATCGTCGGCGGCGCCGTGGTCGGGGCAGCGACCCAGATTCCGCTGCTGTCGGGCGCGAGCGAGATCACCAGCATGCGCCGCAGCCAGGCGGTACTGGACGCGTTGGTCAGCTTCGGCGTGCCGGTGCGCGGTACCAGCCGCCCAGCCATGGGAAAGGTCTTGCTAAATTAG
- a CDS encoding PaaI family thioesterase — MTDLPPGLGNGFDAELGLTYVEMTPDGGRATLPITDKLLQPWGIVHGGVYCAVVESMASVSGHVWLSENGGGTVVGVNNNTDFLRAIRGGTVTAESTPIHRGRRQQLWLITITDDAGRAVARGQVRLQNIADE, encoded by the coding sequence GTGACTGATCTTCCCCCTGGGCTCGGCAACGGTTTCGACGCCGAACTGGGCCTGACCTATGTGGAGATGACCCCCGACGGCGGCCGGGCCACCTTGCCGATCACCGACAAACTGCTTCAACCGTGGGGGATCGTGCACGGCGGCGTCTACTGCGCCGTCGTCGAGAGCATGGCCAGTGTGTCGGGGCACGTGTGGCTCTCGGAGAACGGTGGTGGCACCGTGGTCGGTGTCAACAACAACACCGACTTCCTGCGCGCCATTCGCGGGGGCACGGTCACCGCCGAGTCCACGCCCATCCACCGGGGCCGCCGCCAGCAGCTGTGGCTGATCACGATCACCGACGACGCCGGGCGTGCCGTCGCCCGGGGACAGGTACGGCTGCAGAACATCGCCGACGAGTGA
- a CDS encoding urease subunit gamma: MRLTPHEQERLLLSYAAELARRRQARGLKLNHPEAVALITDHILEGARDGRTVAELMASGREVLGRADVMDGIPEMLEDVQVEATFPDGTKLVTVHHPIP; this comes from the coding sequence ATGCGACTGACCCCGCATGAACAGGAACGGCTGCTCCTTTCGTATGCCGCCGAACTCGCCCGCCGCCGTCAGGCCCGCGGTCTGAAGCTCAACCATCCCGAAGCGGTCGCGCTGATCACCGACCACATCCTCGAGGGCGCCCGCGACGGCCGGACGGTGGCCGAGCTGATGGCCAGCGGGCGCGAAGTCCTCGGTCGCGCAGACGTCATGGACGGGATCCCGGAAATGCTCGAGGACGTCCAGGTGGAGGCCACGTTCCCGGACGGCACCAAACTCGTCACCGTCCACCACCCGATCCCGTGA
- a CDS encoding urease subunit beta: protein MIPGEIVFGDDDIEINAGATRLELDIVNTGDRPVQVGSHVHVPQANAALDFDRATARGYRFDIPAGTAIRFEPGIAQRVTLVPLAGTREVHGLTLDPPGRLDDPR, encoded by the coding sequence GTGATACCCGGAGAGATCGTCTTCGGTGACGACGACATCGAGATCAACGCGGGGGCAACGCGGCTGGAGCTCGACATCGTCAACACCGGTGACCGACCGGTGCAGGTCGGCAGCCACGTCCACGTCCCGCAGGCCAATGCCGCACTTGATTTCGACCGTGCCACCGCGCGGGGATACCGCTTCGACATTCCCGCCGGTACCGCGATCAGATTCGAGCCCGGGATCGCACAACGCGTCACGCTCGTGCCGTTGGCCGGTACCCGCGAGGTGCACGGCCTGACCCTCGACCCTCCGGGCAGATTGGACGATCCGCGATGA
- a CDS encoding urease subunit alpha, whose protein sequence is MTTLSRSRYAGLFGPTTGDRIRLADTDLLIEITEDRSGGPGLAGDEAVFGGGKVLRESMGQSRATRADGAPDTVITGAVILDYWGIIKADIGIRDGRICAIGKAGNPDIMSGVHPDLVVGPSTEIIAGNGRIVTAGALDCHVHLICPQLMDEALGGGITTIVAGGTGPAEGSKATTVTPGSWHLARMLEALDTWPLNVALLGKGNTVSAEAMWEQLRGGAAGFKLHEDWGTTPAAIDACLTVAEAAGVQVNIHTDTLNEAGFVENTLAAVKGRSIHAYHTEGAGGGHAPDIITVAGQPNVLPSSTNPTRPHTVNTLDEHLDMLMVCHHLNPNVPEDLAFAESRIRPSTIAAEDLLHDIGAISMIGSDAQAMGRIGEVVMRTWQTAHMMKRRRGALPGDSGGPRGADNNRAMRYVAKYTICPAVAHGLDRDIGSVEVGKLADLVLWEPAFFGVRPHAVLKGGMIAWAAMGDANASIPTPQPVLPRPMFGAAPAAAAATSLHFAAPQAIEDGLADRLAVSRRLVAVDNVRKIGKADMPLNDAQPDIAVDPDTFTVRIDGEVWQEQPAAELPMAQRYFLF, encoded by the coding sequence ATGACGACGCTGTCCCGCTCTCGCTATGCCGGACTGTTCGGGCCGACGACCGGCGACCGGATCCGCTTGGCCGACACCGATCTGCTGATCGAGATCACCGAGGACCGAAGCGGTGGACCGGGTCTGGCCGGTGACGAAGCGGTGTTCGGCGGCGGCAAGGTGCTGCGCGAGTCGATGGGGCAGTCCCGAGCCACCCGCGCCGACGGCGCACCAGACACCGTGATCACCGGCGCGGTGATCCTCGACTACTGGGGAATAATCAAGGCCGACATCGGCATTCGCGACGGCCGCATCTGTGCCATCGGCAAGGCCGGCAACCCCGACATCATGTCCGGGGTGCATCCGGACCTGGTGGTGGGCCCGTCGACCGAGATCATCGCCGGCAACGGGCGAATCGTCACGGCCGGGGCGTTGGACTGTCACGTGCACCTGATTTGTCCGCAGCTGATGGACGAGGCGCTCGGCGGGGGGATCACCACCATCGTGGCCGGCGGCACGGGCCCCGCCGAGGGAAGCAAGGCCACCACCGTCACCCCCGGTTCCTGGCATCTGGCCAGGATGCTCGAAGCCCTGGACACCTGGCCGCTGAACGTGGCGCTGCTCGGCAAGGGCAACACCGTCAGTGCAGAGGCGATGTGGGAGCAGTTGCGCGGCGGTGCAGCGGGTTTCAAGCTGCATGAGGACTGGGGCACGACGCCGGCCGCCATCGACGCCTGCCTGACCGTCGCCGAGGCGGCCGGGGTGCAGGTCAACATCCACACCGACACGCTCAACGAGGCCGGCTTCGTGGAGAACACGCTGGCCGCGGTCAAGGGCCGCTCGATCCACGCCTATCACACCGAGGGTGCCGGCGGGGGGCATGCGCCGGACATCATCACGGTCGCGGGCCAACCCAACGTGCTGCCCAGTTCGACCAACCCGACCCGCCCGCACACCGTCAACACGCTCGACGAGCACCTCGACATGTTGATGGTCTGCCACCATCTGAACCCGAATGTCCCCGAGGATCTCGCGTTCGCCGAGAGCCGGATCCGACCGTCCACCATCGCCGCCGAGGATCTGCTGCACGACATCGGCGCCATCTCGATGATCGGCAGCGACGCCCAGGCGATGGGCCGCATCGGCGAGGTGGTCATGCGCACGTGGCAGACCGCGCACATGATGAAGCGGCGCCGCGGTGCCCTGCCGGGCGACTCGGGGGGACCGCGCGGTGCGGACAACAACCGGGCGATGCGCTACGTCGCCAAGTACACGATCTGCCCGGCAGTCGCGCATGGTCTGGATCGCGACATCGGCTCGGTGGAGGTCGGGAAGCTGGCCGATCTGGTGCTGTGGGAGCCGGCATTCTTCGGTGTCCGTCCGCATGCGGTGCTCAAGGGCGGGATGATCGCGTGGGCGGCGATGGGTGACGCCAATGCCTCGATCCCCACCCCGCAACCGGTCCTGCCCCGTCCGATGTTCGGTGCGGCTCCGGCCGCAGCGGCCGCCACATCACTGCACTTCGCTGCCCCGCAGGCGATCGAGGACGGTCTCGCCGACCGGCTGGCGGTCAGTCGCCGCCTGGTCGCGGTCGACAACGTGCGCAAGATCGGCAAGGCCGACATGCCGCTCAACGACGCCCAACCGGACATCGCGGTGGACCCGGACACGTTCACCGTGCGTATCGACGGCGAGGTGTGGCAGGAACAACCGGCCGCCGAACTGCCGATGGCGCAGCGTTACTTCCTGTTCTGA
- a CDS encoding urease accessory protein UreF, with product MTGFSTLLALSDSRLPTGGHVHSGGVEEAVTSGLVVDLATLAAFLRRRIRTTALVAASIAAAVHRGTLESAAGGTGDAETDARTPAPAARQASRAQGRGLVRLARRVWPSSDWDALGATPHLAVTLGAVGAAGALDAEHTALSVVYTTMTGSATAAQRLLALDPGDVAALTFELAPLCEQTAAEAAAGLADLSDPLLDVLAQRHLDRERPLFAS from the coding sequence CTGACCGGTTTTTCGACGCTGCTGGCGCTGTCGGACTCACGGCTACCCACCGGCGGTCACGTGCATTCCGGCGGGGTCGAGGAAGCCGTGACCAGTGGGTTGGTGGTGGATCTGGCGACGCTCGCCGCATTTCTGCGGCGCCGGATCCGGACGACGGCCTTGGTCGCCGCATCGATCGCGGCCGCTGTGCACCGCGGCACCCTCGAGTCCGCGGCGGGCGGCACCGGTGACGCCGAAACCGACGCCCGCACACCGGCTCCCGCCGCACGCCAGGCTTCCCGGGCGCAGGGGCGTGGGCTGGTCCGGTTGGCGCGCCGGGTGTGGCCCTCGTCGGATTGGGACGCGCTGGGCGCCACACCGCACCTGGCGGTGACCCTCGGCGCGGTCGGGGCGGCCGGGGCGCTGGACGCCGAACACACCGCCCTGTCGGTCGTGTACACGACGATGACCGGTTCGGCCACCGCCGCTCAGCGCCTGCTGGCCCTCGACCCCGGCGATGTCGCGGCGCTGACCTTCGAGCTCGCCCCGCTGTGCGAGCAGACCGCCGCAGAGGCCGCGGCCGGTCTCGCCGACCTCTCGGACCCCCTGCTGGACGTCCTGGCCCAGCGACACCTCGACCGTGAACGCCCGTTGTTCGCCTCGTGA
- the ureG gene encoding urease accessory protein UreG yields the protein MPPHFLSADSPGHTHEHPDRPRRVRQPGEPLRIGVGGPVGSGKTALVAALCRQLRDELSLAVLTNDIYTTEDADFLRRNAVLPDERIAAVQTGGCPHTAIRDDITANLDAIDDLLAAHSGPGRPLDLILVESGGDNLTATFSSGLVDIQIFVIDVAGGDKVPRKGGPGVTFSDLLVINKTDLAPLVGADLDVMRRDAAAVRGDRPFVLISLTEDPAASAVLDWVRAQLQVAQDA from the coding sequence ATGCCACCACATTTTCTCTCGGCCGACTCGCCCGGACATACCCACGAGCACCCCGACCGTCCGCGCCGGGTGCGCCAGCCGGGCGAGCCGCTGCGCATCGGTGTCGGCGGACCCGTCGGCTCGGGAAAGACCGCGCTGGTGGCGGCGCTGTGCCGGCAGTTGCGCGACGAGTTGTCGCTGGCGGTGCTGACCAACGACATCTACACGACCGAGGATGCGGACTTCCTGCGCCGCAATGCCGTTCTGCCCGACGAGCGGATCGCCGCCGTGCAGACCGGCGGGTGCCCGCATACTGCGATCCGCGACGACATCACCGCCAATCTGGATGCGATCGACGATCTGCTGGCCGCGCACTCGGGGCCCGGGCGCCCCCTGGACCTGATCCTGGTGGAGTCGGGCGGCGACAACCTCACCGCCACGTTCTCCTCGGGCCTGGTGGACATCCAGATCTTCGTCATCGATGTGGCCGGCGGCGACAAGGTGCCCCGCAAGGGCGGCCCCGGCGTCACGTTCTCCGACCTGCTGGTGATCAACAAGACCGATCTGGCGCCGCTGGTCGGCGCCGACCTGGACGTCATGCGCCGCGACGCGGCAGCGGTACGCGGTGACCGGCCGTTCGTGCTGATCTCACTGACCGAGGACCCCGCGGCAAGTGCCGTGCTCGACTGGGTCCGCGCGCAACTGCAGGTTGCGCAGGACGCCTAG
- a CDS encoding urease accessory protein UreD encodes MRSEVVIVARPDRSPRLECSGGIAARRTGPDTVHLVSAAATPLGGDTIHLRVVVEPGARLRVRTAAATVTLPGAACVESHASWCLDVAGTLDLDPQPTIVAGTSRHLASTRLNLTAGGRVRLRERVQIGRSGEHQGFWSGSLHADVDGGALLRHRVELGAGSVADDALAAPLACVSEFHYPCADVTTGGVTLALAGGGSLTTWQGERL; translated from the coding sequence ATGCGCTCCGAGGTCGTCATCGTCGCCCGACCCGACCGCTCACCCCGACTCGAATGCTCCGGGGGAATCGCCGCACGGCGCACCGGACCAGACACCGTGCACCTGGTGTCGGCGGCCGCAACACCACTGGGCGGCGACACGATCCATCTTCGGGTCGTGGTGGAGCCGGGAGCGCGGTTGCGGGTGCGCACCGCCGCGGCGACGGTGACGCTTCCCGGGGCCGCCTGCGTGGAGTCACACGCGTCGTGGTGCCTGGACGTCGCCGGCACGCTCGATCTGGATCCGCAGCCCACCATCGTGGCGGGCACGTCCCGCCACCTCGCCAGCACCCGGCTGAACCTCACCGCCGGCGGCAGGGTGCGACTTCGTGAACGTGTGCAGATCGGCAGATCCGGTGAACACCAAGGTTTCTGGTCGGGATCACTGCACGCCGACGTCGACGGCGGGGCGCTGCTGCGCCACCGGGTCGAGCTCGGTGCGGGCTCCGTGGCGGATGACGCCCTCGCAGCCCCCCTGGCGTGTGTGAGCGAGTTCCATTACCCGTGCGCCGACGTCACCACCGGGGGAGTGACGCTCGCCCTGGCCGGGGGAGGCAGTCTGACCACCTGGCAGGGCGAGCGGCTATGA
- a CDS encoding NAD(P)/FAD-dependent oxidoreductase encodes MSHPGATASDRHKVVIIGSGFGGLTAAKELKKADVDIKLIARTTHHLFQPLLYQVATGIISEGEIAPATRVILRDQRNAQVLLGDVTRIDLEAKTVRSELLGHTYVTPFDSLIIAAGAGQSYFGNDHFAEFAPGMKSIDDALELRGRILGAFEQAERSSDPARREKLLTFVVVGAGPTGVEMAGQIAELADHTLKGAFRHIDSTKARVILLDAAPAVLPPMGEKLGKKAQARLEKMGVEIQLNAMVTDVDRNGITVKDPDGTMRRIEAACKVWSAGVSASPLGRDLAEQSDVELDRAGRVKVMPDLSIPGHPNVFVIGDMAAVEGVPGMAQGAIQGAKYAAKAVAAGLKGADPAEREPFNYFDKGSMATVSRFNAVAKVGPVEFGGFIAWLAWLGLHLVYLIGFKNKIVTVLSWTITFLSTNRGQLTITEQQAYARTRIEELEDIAAAVQDTEKAAS; translated from the coding sequence ATGAGCCATCCCGGAGCTACGGCCTCCGATCGGCACAAGGTCGTCATCATCGGATCCGGTTTCGGCGGTCTGACGGCGGCCAAGGAGCTCAAGAAGGCCGACGTCGACATCAAGTTGATCGCCCGAACCACTCATCACCTGTTCCAGCCGCTGCTGTACCAGGTGGCCACGGGGATCATCTCCGAAGGCGAGATCGCACCGGCCACGCGGGTGATCCTGCGCGACCAGAGGAACGCCCAGGTGCTGCTCGGTGACGTGACGCGCATCGACCTCGAGGCCAAGACCGTGCGCTCCGAACTGCTCGGGCACACGTACGTGACCCCGTTCGACAGCTTGATCATCGCCGCCGGTGCCGGACAGTCCTACTTCGGCAACGACCATTTCGCCGAGTTCGCCCCCGGCATGAAGTCCATCGACGATGCGCTGGAGCTGCGCGGTCGCATCCTCGGCGCGTTCGAGCAGGCCGAGCGCTCCAGTGACCCGGCCCGCCGGGAGAAGCTGCTGACGTTCGTCGTCGTCGGGGCCGGACCCACCGGTGTCGAGATGGCCGGTCAGATCGCCGAGCTGGCCGACCACACGCTCAAGGGCGCATTCCGGCACATCGACTCGACCAAGGCACGGGTGATCCTGCTCGACGCCGCTCCTGCGGTGCTGCCGCCGATGGGCGAGAAGCTCGGCAAGAAGGCGCAGGCCCGGCTGGAAAAGATGGGTGTCGAGATCCAGCTCAACGCGATGGTGACCGACGTCGACCGCAACGGCATCACCGTCAAGGATCCGGACGGAACCATGCGCCGGATCGAGGCGGCGTGCAAGGTGTGGTCGGCCGGAGTGTCGGCGAGCCCGCTGGGGCGCGACCTGGCTGAACAGTCGGACGTCGAACTCGATCGGGCCGGCCGCGTGAAGGTCATGCCGGACCTGTCGATCCCGGGGCACCCGAACGTGTTCGTCATCGGTGACATGGCCGCCGTGGAGGGCGTCCCCGGCATGGCGCAGGGCGCCATCCAGGGCGCCAAGTACGCGGCCAAGGCCGTGGCGGCGGGGCTCAAGGGCGCTGATCCGGCCGAACGTGAACCGTTCAATTACTTCGACAAGGGTTCGATGGCGACGGTGTCCCGATTCAACGCGGTCGCCAAGGTCGGTCCGGTGGAGTTCGGTGGATTCATCGCCTGGTTGGCGTGGCTGGGCCTGCACCTGGTGTATCTGATCGGCTTCAAGAACAAGATCGTGACGGTGCTGTCGTGGACGATCACGTTCCTGTCCACCAACCGCGGTCAACTGACGATCACCGAACAGCAGGCCTACGCGCGGACTCGGATCGAAGAACTCGAGGACATCGCCGCGGCCGTGCAGGACACCGAGAAGGCGGCCAGCTGA
- a CDS encoding LLM class F420-dependent oxidoreductase — translation MTRLGLQINNFSYGASGQGDVADLFPTVVAQAQEADASGFDSVFVMDHFYQLPGIGTPDQPMLEAYTALGALASVTEHVQLGTLVTGNTYRNPTLLAKNITTLDVISQGRAILGIGTGWFELEHDQLGYEFGTFTDRFDKLGEALQIILPMLKGERPTFSGKYYRVEEAMANPRFRDHIPLMIGGSGEKKTIPLAAQHFDHLNVIAGFDELAKKVEVVKQRCEAIDRDPATLETSMLVGAVVGEGISPDLIPDDFKQRMVAGSVEQIAEQIQTKVLDAGIDGVILFVPTQTVGYQPGQISALGEALKPLVGG, via the coding sequence GTGACCAGACTCGGGCTTCAGATCAACAACTTCTCCTACGGCGCATCCGGTCAAGGTGATGTCGCCGACCTGTTCCCCACCGTCGTCGCCCAGGCGCAGGAAGCCGACGCGTCGGGGTTCGACTCCGTCTTCGTGATGGACCACTTCTATCAACTGCCGGGCATCGGCACCCCCGACCAGCCGATGCTCGAGGCCTACACAGCGCTCGGTGCGCTGGCATCGGTCACCGAGCACGTGCAGCTCGGCACGTTGGTGACAGGCAACACCTATCGCAATCCGACCCTGCTGGCCAAGAACATCACCACCCTCGACGTGATCAGCCAGGGCCGGGCGATCCTGGGCATCGGCACCGGGTGGTTCGAGCTCGAGCATGATCAGCTCGGCTACGAGTTCGGCACGTTCACCGACCGGTTCGACAAGCTCGGTGAGGCGTTGCAGATCATTCTGCCGATGCTCAAGGGCGAGCGGCCCACCTTCTCCGGCAAGTACTACCGGGTCGAGGAGGCGATGGCCAATCCGCGCTTCCGCGACCACATTCCGTTGATGATCGGCGGAAGCGGGGAGAAGAAGACCATCCCGCTGGCCGCGCAGCACTTCGACCATCTCAACGTGATCGCCGGGTTCGACGAGCTCGCCAAGAAGGTCGAGGTGGTCAAGCAGCGGTGTGAGGCCATCGACCGCGACCCGGCGACCCTCGAGACCAGCATGCTGGTGGGCGCCGTCGTCGGAGAGGGCATCAGCCCCGACCTCATCCCCGACGATTTCAAGCAGCGCATGGTGGCCGGCAGCGTGGAGCAGATCGCCGAACAGATCCAGACCAAGGTGCTCGACGCGGGTATCGACGGGGTGATCCTGTTCGTGCCGACTCAGACTGTGGGCTACCAGCCGGGCCAGATCAGCGCCCTCGGAGAAGCTCTGAAACCACTTGTCGGTGGGTGA
- a CDS encoding SDR family oxidoreductase, whose translation MDVLITGCDTDLGRTIAQNFAQAGHDVILAAARRQELEVLAKELDVSDDRTIAVDNGDPQALAAAQAQFPAHLDTVVNVPAATCQGGDPRAFTLADHAAQWRHMFDSGLVAAMLTVQVLGDQLRSGGSIITVVPEPTAEGSAGAAVKAAISDWTAGQAHPFGIRGITVNAVAAGRGFEPGYDGLGADSPTVSDEIARLSLFLTTPAARHITGQTLHVSHGALAHFG comes from the coding sequence ATGGATGTGCTGATCACCGGTTGCGACACCGATCTCGGACGCACGATCGCGCAGAACTTCGCCCAGGCCGGCCACGACGTCATTCTCGCAGCAGCCCGCCGGCAGGAACTCGAGGTGCTCGCCAAGGAGCTCGACGTCTCCGACGACCGCACGATCGCGGTGGACAACGGCGACCCGCAAGCCCTGGCGGCCGCGCAGGCGCAATTCCCGGCGCACCTCGACACCGTGGTGAACGTCCCGGCCGCGACGTGCCAGGGCGGCGATCCTCGCGCCTTCACCCTCGCCGACCACGCCGCGCAGTGGCGACACATGTTCGACAGCGGCCTGGTGGCGGCCATGTTGACCGTCCAGGTCCTGGGTGATCAGTTGCGCTCGGGTGGTTCGATCATCACGGTGGTCCCCGAACCCACCGCGGAAGGCAGCGCCGGCGCCGCGGTCAAGGCTGCGATCTCCGACTGGACCGCGGGACAGGCCCACCCCTTCGGTATCCGGGGCATCACCGTCAACGCGGTGGCCGCCGGGCGCGGTTTCGAGCCCGGTTACGACGGACTGGGCGCCGACTCCCCGACCGTCAGCGACGAGATCGCCCGGCTGTCACTGTTTTTGACCACGCCCGCGGCTCGTCACATCACCGGCCAGACGCTGCACGTCAGTCACGGGGCTCTGGCGCACTTCGGCTGA